In Tsuneonella amylolytica, one genomic interval encodes:
- the ffh gene encoding signal recognition particle protein, whose translation MFDNLSDRLGNVFDRLRGRGALSEQDVRDAMREVRVALLEADVALPVARRFIDSVTEKAIGQDVLRSVTPGQQVVKIVHDELVEMLGGEGGAQAEPLNLAAKPPVVVMMVGLQGSGKTTTTAKLAKWIREKHGKKALMASLDVARPAAQEQLAVLGSQVDVATLPIIKGQQPVDIARRALESARLQNVDVLMLDTAGRLHVDQALMDEMKAVASVSVPTEVLLVVDSLTGQDAVNVAQSFSGEVPLTGVVLTRMDGDARGGAALSMRHVTGKPIKFAGTGEKLDAIEAFHPGRVADRILGMGDVVSLVERAATAIKEEEAEALAKRMAKGQFDLNDLRMQLKQMQNMGGLGMLAGMMPGMKKAKQAMAQSGMDDKVLVHMDAIIGSMTVKERARPELMNAKRKKRVAAGAGLDVQDVNKLLKMHQEMGRAMKQIRKMGGFKGLAAAFGMGGGGGAGGMSGLGGGGLGGSGSAPPALPGLGGGRLPGNLNDLMKKK comes from the coding sequence ATGTTCGACAACCTGTCCGATCGCCTTGGCAACGTCTTCGACCGCCTGCGCGGTCGCGGCGCGCTGAGCGAACAGGACGTGCGCGATGCCATGCGCGAGGTGCGCGTGGCACTGCTCGAGGCGGACGTGGCGCTGCCAGTGGCGCGTCGCTTCATCGACAGCGTTACCGAAAAGGCGATCGGCCAGGACGTCCTGCGCTCGGTCACGCCGGGTCAGCAGGTCGTCAAGATCGTCCACGACGAACTCGTCGAGATGCTCGGCGGAGAAGGCGGGGCGCAGGCCGAACCGCTGAACCTTGCCGCGAAGCCGCCCGTCGTCGTGATGATGGTCGGCCTCCAGGGCTCGGGCAAGACGACCACTACGGCCAAGCTCGCCAAGTGGATTCGCGAGAAGCACGGCAAGAAGGCGCTCATGGCGTCGCTCGACGTGGCGCGGCCGGCGGCGCAGGAACAGCTCGCGGTGCTCGGGAGCCAGGTCGACGTCGCCACGCTGCCCATCATCAAGGGCCAGCAGCCGGTCGACATCGCCCGCCGCGCGCTCGAATCGGCGCGGCTCCAGAACGTCGACGTCCTGATGCTCGACACCGCCGGGCGGCTCCACGTCGATCAGGCGCTGATGGACGAGATGAAGGCGGTCGCCTCGGTCTCGGTCCCGACCGAAGTGCTGCTGGTGGTCGATTCGCTGACCGGCCAGGATGCGGTGAACGTCGCGCAGTCGTTCTCGGGCGAAGTGCCGCTGACCGGCGTGGTGCTGACCCGCATGGACGGCGACGCGCGCGGCGGCGCTGCGCTCAGCATGCGGCACGTCACCGGCAAGCCGATCAAGTTCGCGGGCACCGGTGAGAAACTCGACGCGATCGAGGCGTTCCATCCAGGCCGTGTCGCCGACCGCATCCTCGGCATGGGCGACGTCGTCAGCCTGGTCGAGCGCGCGGCAACCGCGATCAAGGAGGAAGAGGCCGAGGCGCTGGCCAAGCGCATGGCGAAGGGCCAGTTCGACCTCAACGACCTGCGCATGCAGCTGAAGCAGATGCAAAACATGGGCGGGCTGGGGATGTTGGCGGGCATGATGCCCGGCATGAAGAAGGCGAAGCAGGCGATGGCGCAGAGCGGCATGGACGACAAGGTGCTCGTCCACATGGACGCGATCATCGGATCAATGACGGTGAAGGAACGCGCTCGCCCCGAACTGATGAATGCCAAGCGCAAGAAGCGCGTGGCCGCCGGAGCCGGGCTCGACGTGCAGGACGTTAACAAGCTGCTCAAGATGCACCAGGAAATGGGCCGCGCGATGAAGCAGATTCGCAAGATGGGCGGGTTCAAGGGTCTCGCGGCTGCATTCGGCATGGGCGGCGGAGGCGGTGCCGGCGGCATGAGCGGGCTTGGTGGCGGCGGCTTGGGTGGGAGCGGCTCGGCTCCTCCGGCGCTTCCCGGCCTGGGCGGCGGACGCCTTCCGGGCAACCTCAATGATTTGATGAAAAAGAAGTGA
- a CDS encoding FYDLN acid domain-containing protein: MVKPEWGTKRQCPKCGERFYDLGNADPVECIECGEKWDPEPVLKSKQPIPFEEEKKKDKEPDSDLSDDDDDLDDIDEDDDSPDNDVDLGGDDDLGVQTGGDDDDNDE; the protein is encoded by the coding sequence ATGGTCAAGCCTGAATGGGGCACGAAGCGCCAGTGCCCCAAGTGCGGTGAGCGCTTCTACGATCTCGGCAACGCCGATCCCGTGGAATGTATCGAATGCGGCGAGAAGTGGGATCCGGAACCGGTCCTCAAGTCGAAGCAGCCGATCCCGTTCGAGGAAGAGAAGAAGAAGGACAAGGAGCCCGACAGCGACCTGTCCGATGACGACGACGATCTCGACGACATCGACGAGGACGACGATTCGCCCGACAACGACGTCGATCTCGGCGGCGACGACGATCTCGGCGTGCAGACCGGCGGTGACGACGACGATAACGACGAGTAA
- the aroA gene encoding 3-phosphoshikimate 1-carboxyvinyltransferase: MTEPLPTPRTFLPSGPLRGRIRVPGDKSISHRSVMLGALAVGETRVTGLLEGEDVMATAAAMQAMGASVEKVGGEWRIHGVGVGGLLQPQAALDMGNSGTSTRLLMGLIASHAITAAFTGDASLSKRPMGRVIEPLSRVGASFTPSPGGRLPLMMTGASVPVPIEYRLPVASAQVKSAILLAGLNTAGITTVIEPVPTRDHSERLMRSFGAELEVGEAGGERIITVRGEADLRPQTIEVPGDPSSAAFFMVAASIVPGSDLVIENVGLNPTRAGLVEVLRQMGASIEETDRREVGGEPVADLHVRHAELTGVDVDPALAPSMIDEFPVLFVAAAMAKGRTVTRGLEELRVKESDRLAAMAAALFSAGARVQETEDGLVIDGSGGEPLRGTANRPVQTHLDHRIAMAMAVAGLSSKDGIEIDDTRPIATSFPDFQALLDKVST, translated from the coding sequence ATGACCGAACCCCTGCCCACCCCGCGCACCTTCCTGCCGAGCGGCCCTTTACGCGGGCGCATCCGCGTGCCCGGCGACAAGTCGATTAGCCACCGGTCGGTGATGCTCGGCGCCCTCGCGGTGGGGGAGACACGCGTCACCGGCCTGTTGGAAGGCGAGGATGTCATGGCAACCGCCGCTGCGATGCAGGCGATGGGCGCCTCGGTCGAGAAGGTCGGCGGGGAATGGCGCATCCACGGCGTCGGGGTCGGTGGGCTGCTTCAGCCGCAGGCCGCGCTCGACATGGGCAATTCAGGCACCTCGACCCGCCTGCTGATGGGCCTGATCGCCAGTCATGCGATCACCGCGGCCTTCACCGGCGACGCCAGCCTCTCGAAACGCCCGATGGGGCGGGTGATCGAGCCGCTGAGCCGCGTCGGCGCCAGTTTCACTCCCTCGCCCGGCGGACGCCTGCCGCTGATGATGACGGGGGCCAGCGTCCCCGTGCCGATCGAATATCGCCTGCCCGTCGCCAGCGCGCAGGTGAAGAGCGCCATCCTCCTCGCCGGGCTCAACACCGCGGGCATCACCACCGTGATCGAACCGGTGCCGACGCGCGATCATTCCGAACGGCTGATGCGCAGTTTCGGTGCCGAACTGGAGGTGGGGGAAGCGGGCGGCGAACGCATCATCACGGTGCGCGGCGAGGCCGATTTGCGCCCGCAGACGATCGAGGTGCCGGGCGATCCCTCGTCCGCTGCGTTCTTCATGGTCGCCGCGAGCATCGTGCCGGGCAGCGACCTCGTGATCGAGAACGTCGGGCTCAACCCGACCCGTGCCGGTCTGGTCGAAGTCCTGCGGCAGATGGGCGCCAGCATCGAGGAAACAGACCGGCGTGAAGTCGGCGGAGAGCCGGTGGCGGACCTGCACGTCCGCCATGCCGAACTGACCGGCGTCGACGTCGATCCGGCGCTTGCGCCCAGCATGATCGACGAATTCCCCGTCCTCTTCGTCGCCGCAGCGATGGCGAAGGGGCGTACCGTCACCCGCGGGCTGGAGGAATTGCGCGTCAAGGAAAGCGACCGCCTCGCCGCGATGGCCGCTGCGCTGTTCTCCGCAGGCGCGCGGGTCCAGGAGACCGAGGACGGCCTCGTCATCGACGGGTCGGGCGGCGAACCCTTGCGCGGAACGGCGAATCGGCCGGTCCAAACCCATCTCGACCACCGGATTGCCATGGCGATGGCTGTAGCCGGCCTCTCTTCGAAAGACGGGATCGAGATTGACGATACCCGGCCCATTGCCACCAGCTTTCCCGACTTTCAGGCGCTGCTCGACAAGGTATCGACATGA
- a CDS encoding CBU_0592 family membrane protein has translation MTDIYTVVGFAGMACIIAAYAYLTWSPKPNPFVLHGTNLAGAALLTVSLLVHTNLPSLVLEGFWAAIAIYGLVKAVRQRKDTA, from the coding sequence ATGACCGACATCTACACTGTCGTCGGGTTCGCCGGCATGGCCTGTATCATCGCGGCATACGCGTACCTGACGTGGAGCCCGAAGCCGAACCCGTTCGTCCTCCACGGCACCAACCTTGCCGGCGCGGCGCTGCTCACCGTGTCGCTGCTGGTGCACACGAACCTCCCAAGTCTGGTGCTGGAAGGGTTCTGGGCGGCCATCGCGATCTACGGACTGGTGAAGGCCGTTCGGCAAAGGAAAGACACCGCATGA
- the cmk gene encoding (d)CMP kinase, with protein sequence MIIAVDGPTASGKGTLARKLAEHYGLPYLDTGLLYRAVGRQVFLDGGDPDDGGDALAATTFPDAMLSDETLRSEETGGLASRVSVHPPVRQALFERQRQFADQPGGAILDGRDIGTIIAPDADVKLFVTASVDARAERRWKEMRERGLEADLAAIADEIRKRDERDANRADAPLRVAEGAFVIDTTAMTREQALAAAIEAIETARKA encoded by the coding sequence ATGATCATCGCCGTCGACGGCCCCACGGCGTCGGGCAAGGGTACTCTTGCCCGCAAGCTCGCCGAGCATTACGGATTGCCCTACCTCGACACCGGACTGCTCTATCGCGCGGTGGGACGGCAGGTCTTCCTCGACGGGGGTGACCCCGACGACGGCGGCGACGCGCTGGCCGCAACGACGTTTCCCGATGCCATGCTGAGCGACGAAACCCTCCGCAGCGAGGAGACCGGCGGGCTCGCGAGCCGTGTCTCGGTCCATCCTCCGGTCCGGCAGGCGCTGTTCGAACGGCAACGTCAATTCGCCGATCAGCCCGGCGGGGCAATCCTCGACGGACGGGACATCGGCACGATCATCGCGCCCGATGCCGACGTGAAGCTGTTCGTCACCGCCAGCGTCGATGCACGCGCGGAGCGGCGCTGGAAGGAGATGCGGGAGCGCGGCCTCGAAGCCGACCTCGCGGCGATCGCCGACGAGATCCGCAAGCGCGACGAGCGGGATGCCAATCGTGCCGACGCTCCCTTGCGCGTCGCCGAGGGCGCCTTCGTCATCGACACTACTGCCATGACCCGCGAACAGGCGCTCGCCGCGGCAATCGAAGCGATCGAGACGGCACGCAAGGCCTGA
- the rpsA gene encoding 30S ribosomal protein S1, which translates to MASAATPTRADFEALLNEQLGGAGDEGFEGRVVKGTVTAIENGMAIVDVGLKSEGRIALKEFERGEEDGSHGLEVGSEVEVYVDRVENADGEAMLSRDRARREAAWDKLESEFGEGKRVDGRIFGRVKGGFTVDLDGAVAFLPGSQVDIRPVRDVTPLMDMPQPFQILKMDRRRGNIVVSRRAVLEETRAEQRSELIDKLAEGQVIDGVVKNITDYGAFVDLGGIDGLLHVTDMSYKRVNHPSEVINIGDTVTVQIVRINPETQRISLGMKQLESDPWDGVGAKYPVGMKMTGTVTNITEYGAFVEIEPGIEGLVHVSEMSWTKKNVHPGKIVSTSQEVEVMVLEVDSEKRRISLGLKQAQRNPWEEFAEAHPVGSKVTGEVKNATEFGLFIGLPGDVDGMVHMSDIAWGISGEDALALHRKGEEVEAIVLDVDTDKERISLGMKQLEKGAPSEAGAASAGGLKRNDVVTVTVLEVRDGGLEVQVGDDGATGFIKRSDLGRDRDEQRPDRFQVGSKLDAMVTGFDRSKKPNFSIKARQIAEEKEAVAQFGSSDSGASLGDILGEALKKQGE; encoded by the coding sequence ATGGCTTCTGCAGCCACCCCCACTCGCGCCGATTTCGAGGCGCTCCTCAACGAACAGCTCGGCGGCGCCGGCGACGAAGGCTTCGAAGGCCGCGTCGTCAAGGGCACCGTCACCGCCATCGAAAACGGCATGGCGATCGTCGATGTCGGCCTGAAGAGCGAAGGCCGCATCGCCCTCAAGGAATTCGAGCGCGGCGAAGAAGATGGCTCGCATGGCCTCGAGGTCGGCAGCGAAGTCGAAGTCTACGTCGACCGCGTCGAGAACGCCGACGGCGAAGCGATGCTCAGCCGTGACCGCGCCCGCCGCGAAGCCGCATGGGACAAGCTGGAAAGCGAATTCGGCGAAGGCAAGCGCGTCGACGGCCGCATCTTCGGCCGCGTCAAGGGCGGCTTCACCGTCGATCTCGACGGCGCCGTGGCCTTCCTGCCCGGTAGCCAGGTCGACATCCGCCCCGTGCGCGACGTCACTCCGCTGATGGACATGCCGCAGCCGTTCCAGATCCTGAAGATGGACCGCCGCCGCGGCAACATCGTCGTCTCGCGCCGCGCCGTGCTTGAGGAAACCCGCGCCGAACAGCGCAGCGAGCTGATCGACAAGCTGGCCGAAGGCCAGGTCATCGACGGCGTGGTCAAGAACATCACCGACTACGGTGCGTTCGTCGACCTCGGCGGCATCGACGGCCTGCTCCACGTCACCGACATGAGCTACAAGCGGGTCAACCACCCCAGCGAGGTGATCAACATCGGCGATACCGTCACCGTGCAGATCGTCCGCATCAACCCCGAGACCCAGCGCATCAGCCTCGGCATGAAGCAGCTCGAGAGCGATCCGTGGGATGGCGTCGGCGCGAAGTATCCGGTCGGCATGAAGATGACCGGTACGGTTACGAACATCACCGAATACGGTGCGTTCGTCGAGATCGAGCCGGGCATCGAGGGCCTCGTCCACGTCTCGGAAATGAGCTGGACCAAGAAGAACGTCCACCCGGGCAAGATCGTCAGCACCTCGCAGGAAGTCGAGGTCATGGTGCTCGAGGTCGACAGCGAGAAGCGCCGCATTTCGCTCGGCCTCAAGCAGGCCCAGCGCAATCCGTGGGAAGAGTTCGCCGAAGCGCACCCCGTGGGTTCGAAGGTCACTGGCGAAGTCAAGAACGCGACCGAGTTCGGCCTGTTTATTGGCCTGCCTGGCGACGTCGACGGCATGGTCCACATGTCGGACATCGCCTGGGGCATCTCGGGCGAGGACGCGCTGGCGCTGCACCGCAAGGGTGAAGAGGTCGAGGCCATCGTGCTCGACGTCGACACCGACAAGGAGCGCATCAGCCTCGGCATGAAGCAGCTCGAAAAGGGTGCTCCGAGCGAAGCCGGTGCCGCTTCGGCGGGCGGTCTGAAGCGCAACGACGTGGTCACCGTGACCGTGCTCGAAGTGCGCGACGGCGGCCTGGAAGTGCAGGTCGGCGACGACGGCGCGACCGGCTTCATCAAGCGCAGCGATCTCGGCCGCGACCGCGACGAACAGCGCCCCGACCGCTTCCAGGTCGGCAGCAAGCTCGACGCGATGGTCACCGGCTTCGATCGTTCGAAGAAGCCCAACTTCTCGATCAAGGCGCGCCAGATCGCCGAAGAGAAGGAAGCGGTGGCCCAGTTCGGTTCGTCCGATTCGGGTGCCTCGCTCGGCGACATCCTCGGCGAAGCGCTGAAGAAGCAGGGCGAGTAA
- the gloB gene encoding hydroxyacylglutathione hydrolase: MPLDIHQFPCLSDNYGFLVHDPDSEETVCIDTPDADAYLKAAAERGWQITQIWNTHWHPDHAGGNEAIKAATGCTIVAPAEVTRISPIDRVVGHGDTVRIGDHEATVIDVGGHTNGHVAYHLPADEVAFVGDSVFALGCGRMFEGEAEQFWTSLQRIKGLPPATMLYCAHEYTQANAAFALHADPDNLDLQLYAEEIEGRRARREPTVPTKLERELLTNPFLRAEREDLRNRWGGREPHETFARLRAAKDDFKAA, from the coding sequence ATGCCGCTCGACATTCACCAGTTCCCCTGCCTGTCCGACAACTACGGCTTCCTCGTCCACGACCCGGACAGCGAGGAGACCGTGTGCATCGATACCCCCGATGCCGACGCTTATCTCAAGGCCGCGGCCGAGCGGGGCTGGCAGATTACGCAGATCTGGAACACCCACTGGCATCCCGACCACGCCGGCGGGAACGAGGCGATCAAGGCCGCCACGGGCTGCACGATCGTGGCCCCTGCCGAAGTGACGCGGATTTCGCCGATCGACCGCGTGGTCGGGCACGGCGACACCGTCCGGATCGGCGATCACGAGGCAACCGTCATCGACGTGGGCGGCCACACGAACGGCCATGTCGCCTATCACCTGCCCGCTGACGAGGTGGCTTTCGTCGGGGACAGCGTGTTCGCGCTCGGCTGCGGCCGCATGTTCGAAGGCGAAGCCGAGCAGTTCTGGACCAGCCTCCAGCGCATCAAGGGGCTGCCGCCCGCAACGATGCTCTACTGCGCGCACGAATACACCCAGGCGAACGCCGCGTTCGCCTTGCACGCCGATCCCGACAACCTCGACCTCCAGCTCTACGCGGAAGAGATCGAGGGGCGCCGCGCACGGCGCGAACCCACGGTGCCGACCAAGCTGGAACGCGAACTCCTGACCAACCCGTTCCTCCGGGCCGAGCGCGAGGACCTTCGCAATCGCTGGGGCGGACGCGAACCGCACGAGACGTTCGCCCGGCTGCGCGCCGCGAAGGACGACTTCAAGGCCGCATGA
- a CDS encoding NADPH:quinone oxidoreductase family protein, with the protein MKAIRVERLSDDLSGVALADIPEPTRASGQVLVRVRAASLNYPDLLMTRGAYQFKPEPPFTSGLEFAGEVIEADESASFAVGDRVMGGTKTGGFAEVAAVPAASLRPVPDGLDYPAAASLGAAYTTAWTGLVELGGLREGQTVLVHGASGGVGLAACDLARALGARVIAATHNPSKIDRIAKAVSPEAVILNGGRFREEVAGMTDGRLCDLVFDPVGGDVFDESTRCVAFGGKLLVVGFVAGRIPEVAVNIPLIKGFSIVGVRAGEYARRFPERGTHINRQVADRAASGAIAPVLDRILPLERWREGFAAMAAGELVGKVVLAP; encoded by the coding sequence ATGAAAGCGATTCGCGTCGAGCGATTGTCGGACGACCTGTCGGGGGTCGCGCTGGCCGACATTCCCGAACCGACACGCGCCAGCGGCCAGGTGCTGGTGCGGGTCCGCGCAGCCTCGCTCAACTACCCCGACCTGCTGATGACGCGCGGGGCCTACCAGTTCAAACCCGAACCGCCGTTCACCAGCGGTCTCGAGTTCGCGGGCGAGGTGATCGAAGCGGACGAAAGCGCTTCCTTCGCGGTGGGCGACCGCGTGATGGGCGGCACGAAGACCGGCGGTTTTGCCGAAGTTGCCGCCGTCCCGGCCGCGTCGCTGCGCCCGGTGCCCGATGGATTGGACTACCCCGCGGCCGCATCGCTGGGCGCGGCTTATACGACCGCGTGGACCGGCCTCGTCGAACTCGGCGGTTTGCGGGAGGGGCAGACCGTTCTGGTGCACGGCGCCAGCGGCGGTGTCGGACTCGCCGCTTGCGACCTCGCACGCGCGCTAGGAGCGCGTGTCATCGCCGCAACGCACAACCCCTCGAAGATCGACCGCATCGCCAAGGCGGTCTCGCCCGAGGCAGTCATTCTCAACGGGGGACGGTTCCGCGAGGAGGTGGCCGGGATGACAGACGGCAGGCTCTGCGATCTGGTGTTCGACCCGGTGGGCGGCGACGTGTTCGACGAAAGCACGCGCTGCGTCGCGTTCGGCGGCAAGCTCCTCGTCGTCGGGTTCGTCGCCGGACGCATTCCCGAGGTCGCGGTCAACATCCCCCTCATCAAGGGCTTCTCGATCGTCGGCGTCCGCGCCGGCGAGTACGCCCGCCGCTTCCCCGAACGGGGGACGCATATAAACCGCCAGGTAGCGGACAGGGCGGCGTCCGGCGCTATTGCTCCGGTGCTCGATCGCATCCTCCCGCTGGAGCGCTGGCGGGAAGGATTCGCCGCGATGGCGGCGGGCGAACTGGTCGGAAAGGTCGTGTTGGCGCCCTGA
- a CDS encoding flavodoxin family protein, with amino-acid sequence MTVTAIEINCSLKKSDGKPSSTDAMLDLLGEHFRETDVEIGERLRIADYNVLPGVTSDEGEGDDWPALRAKILAHDILVFGGPIWMGQIGSIAKRVLERMDAFLSETDDEGRMPSYSKVAVAAIVGNEDGAHWASSQLFQSLNDTGWTIPAVAACYWVGEAMGSTDFKDLEHTPKKVTETAKMVVGNAAHLAKLLKDSPYPG; translated from the coding sequence GTGACCGTGACCGCCATCGAGATCAACTGCAGCCTCAAGAAGAGCGACGGGAAACCGAGCTCGACCGATGCGATGCTCGACCTTCTCGGCGAGCATTTTCGAGAAACCGACGTGGAGATCGGCGAGCGGCTGCGTATCGCCGATTACAACGTGCTGCCCGGCGTCACATCCGACGAGGGCGAGGGCGACGACTGGCCCGCGTTGCGCGCAAAGATCCTTGCCCACGACATTCTCGTCTTCGGCGGTCCGATATGGATGGGCCAGATCGGCTCGATCGCCAAGCGGGTGCTCGAGCGTATGGACGCCTTCCTTTCCGAAACCGACGACGAAGGGCGAATGCCGAGCTATTCGAAAGTGGCGGTCGCGGCCATCGTCGGCAACGAGGACGGTGCCCACTGGGCAAGCTCGCAGCTGTTCCAGAGCCTCAACGACACGGGCTGGACGATTCCCGCGGTCGCGGCCTGTTACTGGGTGGGCGAGGCCATGGGCTCCACCGACTTCAAGGATCTGGAGCATACTCCGAAGAAGGTGACGGAGACAGCCAAGATGGTCGTCGGCAACGCAGCGCATCTTGCGAAGTTGCTGAAGGATTCGCCGTACCCCGGCTAG
- a CDS encoding F0F1 ATP synthase subunit B family protein has protein sequence MADELPEIIATSDAQIVAETGHGGAPTHASPELFGLAPFQIVAVAMLVLLFIFIWKKVPALVLRGIDSRIETIRQQLDDAKALRAEAEALRAEYEAKIAGAEKDAETMISGAHAEAERIVAQAETDSKEMVARRERMAADKIAAAEREAVDSVRRTAATAATMAASKLISQDFGETDDRKLADEIIAGI, from the coding sequence ATGGCTGACGAACTTCCCGAGATCATTGCGACTTCCGACGCGCAGATCGTGGCGGAGACCGGCCACGGCGGGGCGCCGACGCACGCCTCGCCCGAACTGTTCGGGCTCGCCCCGTTCCAGATCGTCGCGGTGGCGATGCTGGTGCTGCTGTTCATCTTCATTTGGAAGAAGGTCCCGGCACTCGTACTTCGGGGCATAGACAGTCGCATCGAGACGATCCGGCAGCAGTTGGACGATGCCAAGGCGCTTCGTGCCGAAGCCGAAGCCCTTCGTGCGGAATACGAAGCCAAGATCGCCGGTGCCGAAAAGGATGCCGAAACGATGATCTCCGGCGCTCACGCGGAAGCCGAGCGGATCGTTGCGCAGGCGGAGACCGACAGCAAGGAAATGGTCGCTCGCCGCGAGCGGATGGCCGCCGACAAGATCGCCGCCGCGGAGCGCGAGGCCGTCGATTCGGTCCGCCGGACGGCTGCTACCGCGGCGACGATGGCGGCAAGCAAGCTGATCTCGCAGGATTTCGGCGAGACCGACGACCGCAAGCTTGCCGACGAGATTATCGCGGGCATCTGA
- a CDS encoding F0F1 ATP synthase subunit B family protein has protein sequence MPQIAQLADTYSSQIFWLLIFFGFTFFVVGRGMVPRVMATVEARDAQISSDLAAAQAARDQADREEESWRVRENENRAAAQAVVAEAKARAAAASEARLAAAQKAIDAQAASAEGRIVEARDAAMSDVEGVAADAAQDIVARLAQMPVDRSRAEQAVKEAMRHG, from the coding sequence ATGCCCCAGATAGCCCAGCTTGCCGATACGTATTCGAGCCAGATCTTCTGGTTGCTGATCTTCTTCGGCTTCACCTTCTTCGTCGTCGGCCGGGGCATGGTGCCCCGCGTCATGGCGACCGTGGAAGCGCGCGATGCGCAGATTTCGTCCGACCTCGCGGCGGCCCAGGCCGCACGCGACCAGGCGGACCGCGAGGAGGAATCCTGGCGGGTGCGCGAAAACGAGAACCGCGCCGCCGCCCAGGCTGTCGTCGCCGAAGCAAAGGCGAGGGCCGCCGCCGCGAGCGAGGCTCGCCTTGCTGCCGCCCAGAAAGCGATCGATGCGCAAGCCGCAAGTGCGGAAGGCCGCATCGTCGAGGCGCGCGACGCCGCGATGTCGGACGTCGAAGGTGTGGCCGCGGATGCGGCGCAGGACATCGTCGCCCGGCTCGCCCAGATGCCTGTCGATCGCAGCCGCGCGGAGCAGGCCGTGAAGGAGGCAATGCGCCATGGCTGA
- a CDS encoding F0F1 ATP synthase subunit C, whose translation MDMEAAKLIGAGLAAIGAGMAAIGVGNVFGSFLESALRNPGAADGQQGRLFIGFAAAELLGLLAFVVAMILIFVA comes from the coding sequence ATGGACATGGAAGCCGCCAAGCTCATCGGTGCCGGTCTCGCCGCGATCGGCGCCGGCATGGCCGCAATCGGCGTCGGTAACGTCTTCGGCTCGTTCCTCGAGAGCGCGCTGCGCAACCCCGGTGCCGCCGACGGCCAGCAGGGCCGCCTCTTCATCGGCTTCGCCGCGGCCGAACTCCTCGGTCTGCTGGCGTTCGTCGTCGCGATGATCCTGATCTTCGTCGCCTGA
- a CDS encoding F0F1 ATP synthase subunit A: MATEAKVDPMHQFTIEPLAGTADWSIAGYNVSFTNSALWMLITVVVLTLFVAGGLRRELVPGRWQMTVEYFTGFIDGMLEANIGKAGRKYVPYVFSLFMFILFANLLGLLPLGVVGLHPFTFTSHFTVTGLLAVLSFAIVLVVGFWRHGLHFFSLFVPHGTPLPMIPIIAPIEFISFMVRPFSLGLRLFVAMMAGHVLLEVLSSFVIDGTNAGVGFGLLVGLPSFLLMIGICALELLVAGIQAYVFALLTSLYINDAENLH; encoded by the coding sequence GTGGCAACCGAAGCCAAGGTCGACCCGATGCACCAGTTCACGATCGAGCCGCTCGCCGGCACGGCGGACTGGTCGATCGCGGGTTACAATGTCTCCTTCACCAATTCCGCCCTGTGGATGCTCATCACCGTCGTGGTGCTGACGCTGTTCGTCGCCGGCGGATTGCGGCGCGAACTGGTGCCCGGTCGCTGGCAGATGACGGTGGAATACTTCACCGGCTTCATCGACGGCATGCTGGAGGCGAACATCGGCAAGGCGGGGCGCAAGTACGTGCCTTACGTCTTCAGTCTCTTCATGTTCATCCTTTTCGCCAACCTGCTCGGCCTCCTGCCGCTGGGCGTTGTGGGCCTTCACCCGTTTACTTTCACCAGCCACTTCACCGTGACCGGCCTGCTGGCGGTCCTGTCGTTCGCCATCGTCCTCGTCGTCGGCTTCTGGCGGCACGGTCTGCATTTCTTCAGCCTGTTCGTGCCCCACGGCACGCCGCTGCCGATGATCCCGATCATCGCGCCGATCGAGTTCATCTCGTTCATGGTGCGGCCGTTCAGCCTCGGCCTGCGGTTGTTTGTCGCGATGATGGCCGGGCACGTCCTGCTGGAAGTGCTTTCGAGCTTCGTGATCGACGGTACGAACGCCGGCGTCGGGTTCGGTCTCCTCGTCGGGCTTCCCAGCTTCCTCCTGATGATCGGCATCTGCGCGCTCGAACTGCTCGTCGCCGGCATCCAGGCCTACGTCTTCGCCCTTCTCACGTCGCTGTACATCAACGACGCGGAAAACCTTCACTAA